In Clostridium sp., one DNA window encodes the following:
- a CDS encoding amino acid permease yields the protein MSENQDLSRGLKNRHVQLLAIGGAIGTGLFLGSGRSIHLAGPSILFAYTITGIICFLIMRALGELLLSNLNYHSFVEFVYDYLGDGAAFITGWTYWFCWISLAMADLTASGLYMQYWFPNVAQWVPSLVALIILLIMNLTAVSLFGEMEFWFALIKIVAIVALILIGTFMIIKGFSTNAGLSSFANLWNHGGWFPNGMSGFILSFQMVVFAFTGIELVGLTAGETEDPEHVIPRAINNIPIRIIIFYIGALTVIMSIYPWNSINPAKSPFVQVFAAVGVVAAASIINFVVLTSAASACNSGIFSTSRMVYSLARENNAPESMKKLTSHKVPSNALIFSAAVILISVILSYIMPEGVFVLITSISTFCFIFIWAIIVVCHLKYRRTNPELAARNKFKMPFYPIANYVILVFIAFVLVVLALNKETRIALFVTPVWFVALGIIYKVLKLKKKNQEDAGTDLG from the coding sequence ATGTCGGAAAATCAAGATTTATCGAGGGGATTAAAAAATCGTCATGTTCAATTACTTGCAATTGGGGGTGCAATTGGCACTGGATTATTCCTCGGCTCAGGAAGATCCATTCACTTGGCAGGTCCATCTATTTTATTTGCCTATACTATAACAGGAATAATTTGTTTTCTTATTATGCGTGCTCTTGGGGAATTGCTGCTTTCCAATTTAAATTATCATTCATTTGTAGAATTTGTATATGATTATCTTGGAGATGGAGCAGCATTTATTACTGGGTGGACTTACTGGTTCTGCTGGATTTCGCTTGCAATGGCTGATTTAACTGCTTCCGGACTCTATATGCAGTACTGGTTCCCGAATGTGGCACAATGGGTTCCAAGTCTTGTAGCTCTTATAATTTTGTTGATTATGAATCTTACTGCGGTAAGTTTATTTGGGGAAATGGAATTTTGGTTTGCCTTAATTAAAATTGTTGCTATCGTAGCATTGATTTTAATTGGTACATTTATGATTATTAAAGGATTTTCTACGAATGCGGGTTTATCTAGTTTTGCAAACCTTTGGAATCACGGTGGCTGGTTCCCAAATGGGATGAGCGGTTTCATACTTTCTTTTCAGATGGTTGTATTTGCTTTTACTGGAATTGAGTTAGTCGGTTTAACAGCCGGTGAGACAGAAGATCCAGAGCATGTTATTCCAAGAGCAATCAACAATATTCCAATTAGAATTATTATTTTCTATATTGGGGCGCTTACTGTTATTATGAGCATATACCCATGGAATTCAATTAATCCAGCCAAAAGCCCATTTGTACAGGTGTTTGCTGCAGTGGGAGTAGTAGCCGCAGCCAGTATTATAAATTTTGTCGTACTGACATCAGCTGCATCTGCTTGTAACAGCGGTATCTTCAGTACAAGCCGGATGGTTTACTCTCTTGCCAGAGAAAATAATGCACCCGAATCCATGAAGAAATTGACTTCTCATAAAGTGCCGTCAAATGCCCTGATTTTTTCTGCAGCTGTTATTCTGATTTCGGTTATTCTAAGCTACATTATGCCCGAGGGAGTGTTTGTACTCATTACGAGTATATCTACATTCTGCTTTATCTTTATTTGGGCAATTATAGTTGTCTGCCATTTGAAGTATCGACGAACTAATCCGGAACTTGCTGCCAGGAACAAATTCAAAATGCCATTTTATCCAATTGCCAACTATGTGATTTTGGTATTTATTGCTTTTGTTCTAGTTGTACTGGCGCTCAATAAGGAAACACGTATAGCTCTGTTCGTGACACCGGTTTGGTTTGTAGCTCTTGGAATTATTTATAAGGTACTCAAACTAAAAAAGAAAAATCAGGAAGATGCCGGAACGGATTTGGGATAA
- the zupT gene encoding zinc transporter ZupT, producing the protein MNNLIVAFALTLFAGLSTGIGSTLAFFTKKTNTKFLAVSLGFSAGVMIYVSMIEIFFKAKDSLVSEFGIKMGSWITVIAFFGGMFLIALIDKIIPSYENPHEFHEMKDIGEGKNGVDSNLMRMGTFTALAIAIHNFPEGLATFTAALKEPTIAVPITVAIAIHNIPEGIAVSVPLYFATGDRKKAFIYSFLSGLSEPLGAFIGYLILLPFISDSTFGILFAAVAGIMVFISLDQLLPAAEKYGEHHLSIYGLIFGMIVMAVSLLLFI; encoded by the coding sequence ATGAATAACCTGATTGTGGCATTTGCATTGACTCTTTTTGCCGGATTATCTACGGGAATCGGCAGCACGCTGGCTTTTTTCACTAAAAAAACCAATACCAAATTTTTAGCAGTGAGTCTTGGATTTTCTGCAGGTGTAATGATCTACGTCTCCATGATTGAAATCTTTTTTAAGGCCAAGGATTCTCTTGTATCTGAATTTGGAATAAAAATGGGATCCTGGATTACTGTGATTGCATTTTTTGGAGGAATGTTTTTAATCGCATTGATTGATAAAATTATTCCTAGTTATGAGAATCCACATGAATTTCATGAAATGAAGGATATAGGCGAAGGTAAAAATGGTGTTGATAGTAATCTGATGAGAATGGGAACATTTACTGCACTGGCTATAGCTATTCACAATTTTCCAGAAGGACTGGCTACTTTTACAGCAGCATTGAAGGAACCGACAATAGCTGTACCAATAACTGTTGCCATAGCTATTCATAATATACCTGAAGGAATAGCAGTATCGGTACCTCTGTATTTTGCCACAGGAGATAGAAAAAAAGCATTTATATATTCATTTTTATCTGGACTGTCGGAACCTCTGGGTGCATTTATTGGGTATTTGATATTATTGCCTTTCATAAGTGATTCAACGTTTGGAATACTCTTTGCAGCAGTGGCAGGTATAATGGTGTTCATATCATTAGACCAATTGCTGCCAGCTGCTGAAAAATATGGCGAGCACCATTTATCCATATATGGGTTGATATTTGGAATGATAGTTATGGCTGTAAGCCTGCTGCTGTTTATTTAA
- a CDS encoding amino acid ABC transporter ATP-binding protein, with protein sequence MIRLDNIHKSFGKNEILKGINMNIKKGEIVVILGPSGSGKTTLLRCINFLEKADSGSVIVGDFKVDCSEASKKDIRKLRSKTAMVFQLYNLFRNRTILENVMEGLVVVKKIPKSEARKRSIELLESIGLGDRLNNYPSQVSGGQQQRAGIARALILNPEVILFDEPTSALDPEMVGEVLSTIKKVADTGITMVVVTHEISFAREVATRVVFMENGVVVEEGLPKKIFNSPRELRTKQFLSRIMEQKESSVL encoded by the coding sequence ATGATAAGGCTTGATAATATTCATAAATCTTTTGGTAAAAATGAAATATTGAAGGGAATTAATATGAATATAAAAAAAGGAGAAATTGTAGTAATACTTGGGCCAAGCGGTTCTGGAAAAACAACGTTGCTTAGGTGTATCAATTTTTTGGAAAAAGCTGACTCCGGAAGTGTAATAGTAGGCGATTTTAAAGTGGATTGCAGTGAGGCATCCAAAAAAGACATAAGAAAGCTAAGAAGTAAAACGGCAATGGTTTTTCAACTATATAATTTATTTAGAAATAGAACCATACTTGAAAATGTTATGGAAGGTCTCGTAGTTGTGAAAAAAATCCCTAAATCTGAGGCCAGAAAAAGAAGTATAGAATTACTGGAAAGTATTGGCTTGGGGGACAGGCTGAATAATTACCCTTCACAGGTTTCAGGTGGACAACAACAGAGGGCAGGAATAGCAAGGGCTTTAATATTAAATCCTGAAGTAATATTGTTTGATGAACCAACTTCGGCATTGGATCCGGAAATGGTTGGAGAAGTATTGAGTACTATAAAAAAAGTGGCTGATACAGGTATTACCATGGTAGTTGTAACCCATGAAATATCTTTTGCAAGAGAAGTTGCTACCCGTGTAGTGTTTATGGAAAATGGAGTAGTAGTTGAGGAAGGACTGCCGAAAAAGATATTCAATAGTCCTAGAGAATTAAGGACAAAACAATTTCTATCAAGAATTATGGAACAAAAAGAAAGCTCAGTATTGTAA
- a CDS encoding transporter substrate-binding domain-containing protein, with protein MKKILNVLVSVMIVFTIFLSGCGKSNSANNSTKGTADNPKTVEIAILTGMAPYTYVDNNGKFQGYDYELLTMIDEMLPQYKFHYNAVEPDAAAAAVQAGTYALSASAHFITPAREKNFILSNPESYYPVNLISRKKDSFTKFEDLNGKTLVPNPPNDGLYVVLHDLAKKYPNVKFKQEEVSNYIPYADGMRGVLNGRWDVWFGGDTMFYDIIKKEPMDLYCSEPIYTAPCVAVINKNHTDLRDQINECLVKLYKEGKLSDLSKKWLNKDVWDIAKKTGALADVYKK; from the coding sequence ATGAAAAAAATATTGAATGTATTAGTTAGTGTAATGATAGTATTTACAATTTTCTTATCAGGTTGTGGCAAATCCAATTCAGCGAATAATTCCACCAAAGGTACTGCAGATAATCCCAAAACTGTTGAAATTGCTATATTAACTGGAATGGCGCCTTATACTTATGTAGACAATAATGGAAAATTTCAAGGGTATGATTATGAACTGTTGACTATGATTGATGAAATGCTGCCTCAATACAAATTTCATTATAATGCAGTTGAACCAGATGCAGCTGCGGCAGCTGTTCAGGCAGGTACTTATGCGCTTTCTGCATCAGCTCATTTCATAACACCTGCGAGAGAAAAAAATTTTATTCTGTCAAATCCAGAATCTTATTATCCGGTAAATTTAATATCACGTAAAAAGGACAGCTTCACTAAATTTGAAGATTTAAATGGAAAAACTTTAGTCCCAAACCCACCTAATGATGGATTATATGTGGTATTACATGATCTTGCAAAGAAATATCCAAATGTTAAATTCAAACAGGAAGAAGTTTCAAATTATATACCATATGCAGATGGTATGCGTGGGGTATTGAATGGAAGATGGGACGTTTGGTTTGGTGGAGATACGATGTTTTACGATATTATCAAAAAAGAACCTATGGATCTTTATTGCTCAGAACCTATATATACTGCTCCTTGTGTAGCTGTAATAAATAAAAATCATACTGATTTAAGAGATCAAATTAACGAATGCTTGGTCAAGCTATATAAAGAAGGAAAATTATCTGATTTATCTAAAAAATGGTTGAATAAGGATGTATGGGATATTGCAAAAAAGACTGGTGCCTTAGCAGATGTATACAAAAAATAG
- a CDS encoding FadR/GntR family transcriptional regulator, whose amino-acid sequence MNQFLYNTIVEDLEMKIKQGELADGTRLPSERLMAEKYNVSRNVVREAFKVMSEKGLVEIYTGRGAYVSIPKDSVITSKLQEAISISKSNLYEILEVRKVLEEAVARKVVKVATEEDIESLERIYARMESSIRDTIGFEKEDINFHIELAKCTGNSTLALLINTFNKISGKNLYKLHYLYPDRAEKAQREHRAMIDAIKERNEDKIIKAVDSHVNCLAAEMEKLK is encoded by the coding sequence GTGAACCAGTTTTTATATAACACCATTGTTGAAGATTTGGAAATGAAAATTAAACAAGGTGAATTAGCTGATGGTACAAGATTGCCTTCAGAGAGATTAATGGCTGAAAAATATAATGTAAGCCGTAACGTAGTTAGAGAAGCCTTTAAAGTGATGAGCGAAAAGGGGTTGGTTGAAATATATACAGGCAGGGGAGCATATGTATCCATACCAAAGGACAGTGTGATAACCAGCAAGCTTCAGGAAGCCATAAGTATCAGTAAATCAAATCTCTATGAAATCTTGGAAGTAAGAAAAGTGCTGGAGGAAGCTGTTGCCAGAAAAGTTGTTAAGGTAGCTACGGAAGAGGATATAGAATCTTTAGAAAGGATCTATGCTAGAATGGAATCATCAATTAGAGATACAATTGGGTTTGAAAAGGAGGATATTAATTTTCATATAGAACTGGCAAAATGTACAGGAAATTCAACTTTAGCATTACTTATAAATACATTTAATAAAATTTCAGGTAAGAATTTATATAAACTTCATTATTTATATCCAGATAGGGCGGAAAAGGCCCAAAGAGAACATAGAGCCATGATTGATGCTATAAAAGAGAGAAATGAAGATAAAATAATAAAGGCTGTAGATTCTCATGTAAACTGTCTTGCAGCAGAAATGGAAAAATTAAAATAA
- a CDS encoding permease prefix domain 1-containing protein, which translates to MHEKLRKSVEELFQNAPKTNRANELKEELLANLTDKYDDLVSSGKNEEDAFKIAISSIGDVDELIEELKNNDVFNYKNIEKQRKKSAILLSVSVGLYIMSVVVLILLSEVFMVNENVAASIMLTIIAVATGIIIYSHVSRPRYVKSDDTIVEEFKEWKSLNNTQNEIIKSIKSIMWLFIVAVYFVLSFVFGAWAYSWIIFIIGAAVEKIIVLSFKLKE; encoded by the coding sequence ATGCATGAAAAATTGAGAAAAAGTGTTGAAGAATTATTTCAGAATGCACCAAAGACAAATAGGGCTAATGAACTCAAGGAAGAACTTTTGGCTAATCTTACAGATAAATATGATGATTTGGTGTCTTCGGGTAAAAATGAAGAGGATGCTTTTAAAATAGCAATTTCAAGTATTGGAGATGTTGATGAACTTATAGAGGAATTAAAAAATAATGATGTATTCAACTACAAAAATATCGAGAAACAACGTAAAAAAAGTGCTATTTTGCTTTCAGTCTCAGTTGGATTGTATATAATGAGTGTGGTCGTTTTAATATTGTTAAGTGAAGTTTTTATGGTTAACGAAAACGTGGCTGCAAGTATAATGCTTACAATAATTGCTGTTGCCACCGGTATTATTATATATAGTCATGTATCCAGACCAAGATATGTAAAATCCGATGATACCATAGTAGAAGAATTCAAGGAATGGAAATCCTTAAATAATACGCAAAATGAGATAATCAAATCTATAAAGTCTATAATGTGGCTTTTTATAGTTGCTGTTTATTTCGTTTTAAGTTTTGTATTTGGGGCATGGGCATATTCGTGGATTATATTCATAATAGGAGCGGCAGTAGAAAAAATTATTGTATTGAGTTTTAAATTAAAGGAGTAG
- a CDS encoding amino acid ABC transporter permease, whose amino-acid sequence MKQIEFMIDKLPIILSALPVTLEILVFSVGIAFVLGMILTYARVCRNKIIRIIASIYISFMRGTPMIVQLLLAFIGIPLILSNLEVDTSNWNNVIYAIIAFSMNEAAFFAEIFRSAYLDIDKGQIEAGKSIGMTKFQIFRRIIFPQSAAKALPNTTNMIIELMKNTSLGIAIGVADMMGMAKQISYNNYGIGQTETFIAAGIIYWIMGSVMFAISHSVTLRLNRCDNSSSIIENTSQTT is encoded by the coding sequence GTGAAACAAATAGAATTTATGATTGATAAATTACCAATTATATTAAGTGCTTTGCCCGTTACTTTGGAAATATTGGTATTTTCAGTTGGAATTGCCTTTGTTCTAGGAATGATATTAACATATGCCAGGGTGTGCAGAAATAAAATCATCAGAATCATAGCAAGTATATATATATCATTTATGAGGGGCACCCCAATGATCGTTCAGTTACTATTGGCTTTTATAGGTATTCCGTTGATTTTAAGTAATTTAGAGGTAGATACTTCAAATTGGAATAATGTAATCTATGCAATAATTGCTTTTAGTATGAATGAGGCAGCATTTTTCGCTGAAATATTCCGTTCGGCATATTTGGATATAGACAAAGGCCAGATAGAAGCTGGAAAAAGTATTGGAATGACAAAATTCCAAATATTCAGAAGAATAATATTTCCACAATCTGCGGCAAAAGCACTGCCCAACACAACTAATATGATTATTGAGCTTATGAAGAATACATCTCTTGGAATAGCAATAGGTGTAGCAGATATGATGGGAATGGCAAAGCAGATTTCATATAACAACTATGGAATTGGCCAGACAGAAACCTTTATAGCAGCAGGAATTATATATTGGATAATGGGATCTGTAATGTTTGCAATTTCACACAGTGTGACTTTAAGACTCAACAGATGCGATAATTCCAGTTCGATTATTGAAAACACAAGTCAAACTACATAA
- the hcp gene encoding hydroxylamine reductase: protein MENKMFCYQCQETAGCKGCTKIGVCGKRPEVAAVQDLLVYVTKGISAVTTALRNEGKKVAREVNHLVTYNLFTTITNANFDEDAIASRIFETLKKKRELLEKLDNKNDLPKAALWDSSDRKEFVQKAASAEVGVLSTKDEDIRSLRELITYGVKGLSAYTKHANALLQDDEEVDAFIQRALSKTLDDTLTVDDLVALTLKTGKYGVNGMALLDKANTSAYGNPEITKVNIGVRNNPGILISGHDLRDMEMLLKQTEGTGVDVYTHSEMLPAHYYPAFKKYSHFAGNYGNAWWKQKEEFESFNGPILMTTNCIVPPKDTYKDRLYTTGAAGFPGCKHIPGEIGEEKDFSEIIEHAKKCVPPTEIEKGEIVGGFAHNQVLALVDKVVEAVKSGAIKKFVVMAGCDGRAKSRNYYTDFAKAIPKDTVILTAGCAKYKYNKLDLGDIEGIPRVLDAGQCNDSYSLAVIALKLKEVFGLDDINKLPIVYNIAWYEQKAVIVLLALLYLGVKNIHLGPTLPAFLSANVAKVLVENFGIAGIGSVEDDVELFFGK from the coding sequence ATGGAAAATAAGATGTTTTGTTATCAATGTCAGGAAACAGCAGGATGTAAAGGCTGTACCAAAATAGGAGTATGTGGTAAAAGACCTGAAGTAGCAGCTGTGCAGGATTTGCTTGTATATGTGACAAAAGGAATATCTGCAGTCACTACGGCACTCCGTAATGAGGGAAAAAAGGTAGCCAGGGAAGTAAATCATCTTGTAACATACAATCTGTTTACAACAATAACAAATGCAAATTTTGATGAAGATGCCATAGCTTCGAGAATTTTTGAAACACTAAAAAAGAAAAGGGAGCTTCTGGAGAAGCTGGACAATAAAAATGATCTTCCGAAAGCTGCATTATGGGACAGTTCAGATAGAAAAGAGTTTGTACAAAAAGCAGCATCAGCTGAAGTCGGTGTGCTTTCTACAAAAGATGAAGATATAAGAAGTCTGCGTGAACTCATAACTTACGGAGTAAAAGGACTTTCTGCATATACAAAACATGCCAATGCCCTGCTTCAGGATGATGAAGAAGTTGATGCATTCATACAGAGAGCATTGTCGAAAACATTGGATGATACTTTGACTGTAGATGATCTTGTAGCATTGACACTGAAAACTGGTAAATACGGTGTAAATGGAATGGCACTTTTGGACAAGGCAAATACATCCGCCTATGGCAATCCTGAAATTACAAAAGTAAATATAGGAGTGAGAAATAATCCTGGTATACTTATTTCAGGTCATGACCTGAGGGATATGGAGATGCTTCTGAAGCAGACAGAAGGCACCGGTGTTGATGTATACACTCATTCTGAAATGCTTCCAGCTCATTATTATCCGGCATTCAAGAAGTATTCACATTTTGCAGGAAACTATGGAAATGCATGGTGGAAACAGAAAGAGGAATTTGAAAGCTTCAACGGACCTATCTTAATGACAACGAATTGTATAGTTCCTCCTAAGGACACTTATAAGGACAGATTATATACTACCGGTGCTGCAGGATTCCCGGGATGCAAGCACATTCCAGGTGAAATAGGAGAGGAAAAAGACTTCTCGGAGATTATTGAGCATGCTAAAAAATGTGTTCCTCCTACTGAAATAGAAAAGGGGGAAATCGTAGGTGGATTTGCGCATAATCAGGTTCTTGCACTGGTGGACAAAGTTGTAGAGGCAGTTAAGTCAGGTGCTATCAAAAAATTTGTTGTTATGGCAGGATGTGATGGAAGGGCCAAATCTAGAAATTACTATACTGATTTTGCAAAAGCCATTCCTAAGGATACAGTAATCCTTACTGCAGGATGTGCAAAATACAAGTACAACAAACTTGACCTGGGTGATATTGAAGGAATACCTCGTGTGCTTGATGCAGGTCAGTGTAATGACTCTTATTCTCTTGCGGTAATTGCATTGAAATTGAAAGAAGTCTTTGGATTGGATGATATCAACAAGCTTCCTATTGTATACAATATTGCATGGTATGAACAGAAGGCAGTAATAGTACTTCTCGCATTGTTGTACCTTGGTGTAAAAAATATTCATCTTGGACCTACGCTTCCTGCATTTCTTTCGGCAAATGTAGCAAAAGTACTGGTAGAGAATTTTGGAATTGCAGGTATAGGATCTGTAGAGGATGACGTAGAACTCTTCTTTGGAAAGTAA
- a CDS encoding DUF4097 family beta strand repeat-containing protein has product MNRHLIKILIVIWSIIAAVSVGFLVYGLTHRANVTGISEIFRLKNSSFNRTYTIQKDENVPLKNCSKMNFNFSNADVIVHTVDASNLRIVQNSTSALKDREKFAVTRGTNDITVKVERINRSYGIFQLNFSEKIDIYVPKNYMKSLSIYTASGDIIFASDVKMDDIEIDQNSGDFESEYNIVSNNMYVNSTSGDVSINNLASKHYDIRSISGDVNINLLSGSGQVKATSGDINLSIPEKSGFEFYGNCISGNINSNFPINYENEKHSSASAKIGSGPYERIDISTVSGDINISKK; this is encoded by the coding sequence ATGAATAGACATTTAATAAAGATATTGATTGTAATATGGTCGATTATTGCAGCGGTGTCCGTAGGTTTTCTCGTATACGGTCTGACACACCGTGCAAATGTTACAGGAATTTCAGAGATTTTTAGACTGAAAAACAGTTCATTCAATAGGACATATACAATTCAGAAAGATGAGAATGTGCCACTGAAAAATTGCAGTAAAATGAATTTTAATTTTTCAAATGCAGACGTAATTGTTCATACTGTTGATGCTTCAAATCTGAGGATTGTTCAAAATTCAACATCAGCACTTAAAGACAGAGAAAAGTTTGCAGTTACCAGGGGAACAAATGATATTACAGTAAAAGTGGAGAGGATCAACAGATCCTATGGAATATTCCAATTGAATTTTAGTGAGAAGATAGACATATATGTTCCTAAGAATTATATGAAAAGTTTGAGTATATATACGGCTTCCGGGGATATTATTTTTGCATCTGATGTAAAAATGGATGATATAGAAATAGATCAGAATTCAGGTGATTTTGAAAGTGAATACAATATTGTAAGCAATAACATGTATGTGAACTCGACTTCCGGAGATGTAAGCATCAATAATCTGGCTTCGAAACATTATGATATACGTTCAATTTCAGGAGATGTAAATATAAATTTACTTTCAGGTTCAGGGCAGGTAAAGGCTACTTCAGGAGATATAAATTTGAGTATTCCAGAAAAGTCGGGCTTTGAATTTTATGGAAATTGTATCTCCGGTAATATAAATTCGAATTTTCCAATAAACTATGAGAATGAGAAACACAGCAGTGCCTCTGCCAAAATTGGAAGCGGGCCATATGAAAGAATAGATATCAGTACTGTATCTGGAGACATAAATATATCTAAAAAATAG
- a CDS encoding amino acid ABC transporter permease, producing the protein MELDLGYMIECIKPIMSKFSVTMYMTLAATILALIFGLIFSIIITKNIFILSKVVHFINSFLKGIPVLVILYILYYSMPSLLQPLANSLGFSYDIKDPPKMIFGIFAFGITYIPYMCDMIISAYNTIPKGQIEACASIGFTTFQSMRRIIIPQMTVVCIPVFGNHFVNILKATSLAYMVSIIEMMGAAKNYATGTQRFMETYIVAALIYWVVCIGVDSLFSVIESNTGRYRRTIAQ; encoded by the coding sequence ATGGAACTAGATTTAGGATATATGATTGAATGTATAAAACCCATAATGTCCAAGTTTTCAGTTACCATGTATATGACTTTGGCTGCTACAATATTGGCTTTGATATTTGGTTTGATATTTTCTATTATAATCACGAAAAATATATTTATATTGTCAAAGGTAGTACACTTTATAAATTCATTTTTAAAGGGGATTCCGGTTCTGGTAATACTGTATATTTTATATTATTCAATGCCGTCACTGCTTCAACCATTGGCAAATAGTCTTGGCTTTAGCTATGACATAAAAGATCCGCCTAAAATGATATTTGGTATATTTGCATTTGGTATAACTTATATTCCATATATGTGTGACATGATAATATCAGCATACAATACCATACCTAAAGGCCAAATTGAAGCCTGTGCTTCCATAGGATTTACAACTTTTCAATCAATGAGGAGGATAATAATTCCACAGATGACAGTTGTATGTATTCCTGTTTTCGGAAATCATTTTGTGAATATATTAAAGGCGACATCATTGGCATATATGGTAAGTATTATCGAAATGATGGGAGCTGCAAAGAATTATGCAACTGGTACACAGAGATTTATGGAGACCTATATAGTAGCCGCATTGATATATTGGGTTGTTTGTATAGGGGTTGACAGTTTGTTTTCTGTAATTGAATCCAATACTGGCAGATATAGAAGAACTATAGCACAATAG
- a CDS encoding PadR family transcriptional regulator: MSITSDIIRGHTETIILAQLESKDSYGYEINKFIKQKTDNRYELKEATLYSAFRRLEKASLITSYWGNQTTGARRRYYSITELGRKALDQYRKDWDESKELIEELINGGRYNA; this comes from the coding sequence GTGTCTATAACATCTGACATAATAAGGGGACATACTGAAACCATAATTCTTGCACAACTTGAGTCCAAAGACAGCTATGGTTATGAAATAAACAAATTCATAAAACAGAAGACAGACAACAGGTACGAACTTAAGGAGGCCACTCTTTATTCAGCTTTTAGAAGGCTTGAAAAAGCATCATTGATAACTTCATATTGGGGAAATCAAACTACTGGAGCAAGAAGGAGGTACTATTCCATAACTGAATTGGGAAGGAAAGCTCTTGACCAATACAGGAAAGACTGGGATGAGTCAAAAGAATTAATTGAAGAATTGATTAATGGAGGTAGGTATAATGCATGA